A single region of the Gephyromycinifex aptenodytis genome encodes:
- a CDS encoding AAA family ATPase has product MTEYDDPGGGHWVHPPVDPDEQVEAALAFEREVSQETRRQRVRTEARRRIAAEAAAASTLLADLLDIADLDELPHPEPLIEGVLARHCYAVLRGRDSTFKSFVALDWAMCLAAGVPWQRRDAEQCRVLYVAGEGAYGLQARVQAWQEHHGVTMLPGAFTVLPRAVDLFTGAEMSVLLDVVRGGRYGLVVLDTLRRMSGRADGNGSDMAAVIDNVDAIRRATDHGSVLVLSHTDKSDRDTRGFSGIEDDADIVWATRRDDDAQAVDLVNAKMKDGPDGARYLLRPQPVGESIVLVRAERPSGVTVGGPAETAIVSVLMDRAGVADPTTAQLEAAAAVPSSSFYRALKALKARGVVEGYKDGRSNRVRLRGEGRTE; this is encoded by the coding sequence GTGACCGAGTACGACGACCCTGGCGGGGGCCATTGGGTCCACCCGCCGGTGGACCCCGACGAGCAGGTAGAGGCAGCCCTCGCGTTCGAGCGAGAGGTCTCCCAGGAAACGCGCCGCCAGCGGGTGCGAACCGAGGCGCGTCGCCGCATCGCAGCCGAGGCTGCCGCCGCGTCGACGCTGCTTGCCGACCTCCTAGACATCGCCGACCTCGACGAACTGCCACACCCAGAGCCCCTAATCGAGGGGGTTCTGGCCCGGCACTGCTACGCGGTACTGCGCGGCCGGGACTCGACGTTCAAGTCATTCGTGGCGCTGGATTGGGCGATGTGCCTGGCTGCAGGTGTGCCCTGGCAGCGCAGGGACGCCGAACAATGCCGCGTGTTGTACGTGGCAGGCGAAGGGGCGTACGGGCTGCAGGCTCGCGTGCAGGCCTGGCAAGAGCACCACGGCGTGACCATGCTCCCAGGCGCTTTCACGGTGCTGCCGCGGGCTGTGGACCTGTTCACGGGCGCCGAGATGAGTGTGCTCCTGGACGTCGTGCGTGGGGGGCGGTATGGCCTGGTGGTCCTCGACACGCTGCGACGCATGTCGGGGCGCGCAGACGGCAACGGTTCGGATATGGCAGCGGTCATCGACAACGTCGACGCCATCCGCCGCGCCACCGACCACGGGTCGGTGCTCGTGCTAAGCCACACCGACAAATCCGACCGCGACACCCGCGGATTCTCGGGCATCGAGGACGACGCAGACATCGTCTGGGCGACCCGGCGGGACGACGACGCCCAAGCAGTCGACCTCGTGAACGCAAAGATGAAGGACGGCCCCGACGGCGCCCGGTACCTACTGCGCCCGCAGCCCGTCGGCGAATCCATCGTGCTTGTCCGGGCGGAGCGTCCGTCTGGAGTGACAGTAGGAGGTCCTGCAGAAACCGCGATCGTGTCGGTGCTCATGGACCGGGCAGGCGTCGCCGACCCGACGACGGCGCAACTTGAGGCCGCGGCAGCCGTCCCTTCGTCGTCGTTCTATCGCGCGCTCAAGGCGCTTAAGGCGCGGGGCGTAGTTGAGGGGTACAAGGACGGCCGCTCGAACCGTGTGCGCCTGCGAGGCGAGGGGCGGACGGAGTGA
- a CDS encoding helix-turn-helix transcriptional regulator, with protein sequence MSDTEGAPERLLSPTELSAWLGVPEATLYVWRHRGKGPAAIKVGRHLRYRRRVVESWLSSQEAGGGAQADSERTQKSPAGAGAAPRLGRQAADQQVRERAAARRTA encoded by the coding sequence ATGAGTGACACCGAGGGCGCGCCAGAGCGCCTCCTCAGCCCAACGGAACTAAGCGCGTGGCTCGGAGTCCCCGAGGCGACGCTGTACGTCTGGCGCCACCGAGGCAAAGGCCCAGCCGCGATCAAAGTCGGCCGTCACCTGCGGTATCGCCGCCGCGTCGTGGAGTCGTGGCTGTCCTCCCAGGAAGCGGGGGGCGGCGCTCAGGCGGACTCAGAACGGACTCAGAAGTCACCGGCGGGTGCCGGTGCGGCCCCCAGGCTCGGACGCCAAGCCGCTGACCAGCAAGTGCGCGAGCGGGCGGCGGCCCGTCGTACGGCCTGA
- a CDS encoding RNA polymerase sigma factor, translating to MPRNTRHDDPTNAAQTVHHGRWTWQDDDGNPWVVTPTFGAVDGRWEVVGLEVRSCRLEDEDVYEGVLPPRRGRLDDPTAPQPVPLTARSWRAMSGLIKETRRRHVADLAEHEFFGQARGRDRWAERRDRSQAALEAVALVYRDHLAKGGTEPRQAVAAAFNIAPSTAGQRIYRARKAGLIAETTPGRLPDSTDN from the coding sequence ATGCCGCGCAACACCAGACACGACGACCCCACCAACGCCGCGCAGACCGTTCACCACGGCCGGTGGACGTGGCAGGACGACGACGGCAACCCTTGGGTCGTGACTCCGACGTTCGGCGCGGTCGACGGGCGCTGGGAAGTCGTCGGGCTCGAGGTCCGGTCGTGCAGGCTCGAGGACGAAGACGTCTACGAGGGCGTCCTGCCGCCCCGCCGTGGGCGCCTCGACGACCCCACAGCGCCCCAACCGGTGCCACTCACGGCGCGGTCGTGGCGCGCAATGAGCGGCCTCATCAAGGAGACCCGCAGGCGGCACGTCGCCGACCTGGCAGAACACGAATTCTTCGGACAGGCGCGCGGCCGCGACCGTTGGGCCGAACGCCGAGACCGATCACAGGCCGCCCTCGAAGCAGTGGCGCTCGTGTACCGCGACCACCTCGCCAAAGGCGGAACCGAACCCCGCCAGGCAGTCGCGGCCGCGTTCAACATCGCCCCTTCCACAGCCGGGCAGCGGATTTACCGCGCCCGCAAAGCGGGCCTTATCGCCGAGACCACACCGGGCCGACTCCCGGACAGCACCGACAACTGA
- a CDS encoding site-specific integrase, giving the protein MGKTVKRTVQIVQRGEDGRAKKGPDGKSLKKPVTVWQSTYTDPAGRERSKRFTRKADGDAWIAANETARHAGAWVDPDKGRLKVGPYVMRWLEDHPKLKPSTAANYRSLITLHIAPADIGHMALADVDYEAVKSWAADLHARGLSASRTRQAYVALSQAFDDAVRADRIVKNPCKGVKLPALPKRSERPMRALTAAQVWDLSSAMGDQDLSVKILAWCGLRFGELVALRVRAFDPAAAELSITTNITEVGGRLVEGTPKTDAGIRAVPVPAWLVPDLMAAAEGKNPDDFLVTAPHGGPLRLRNWRRTFDRAIRQAGIARQAGDNVVRPHDLRHTCASLHIQAGTPPMVLSRLLGHGSIQITLDTYGHLFPGDAAGWVATLGERALEARADSERTREARLRLAAPIVGAVEAS; this is encoded by the coding sequence ATGGGAAAAACGGTCAAGCGAACCGTCCAGATCGTCCAGCGGGGCGAGGACGGACGCGCGAAGAAGGGCCCCGACGGCAAGTCACTCAAGAAACCGGTGACCGTGTGGCAGTCCACCTACACGGACCCTGCGGGGCGTGAACGCTCCAAGCGATTCACGCGGAAAGCCGACGGGGACGCTTGGATAGCTGCGAACGAGACCGCCCGCCACGCGGGCGCATGGGTCGACCCCGACAAAGGACGGCTCAAAGTCGGCCCGTACGTGATGCGGTGGCTCGAGGACCACCCGAAATTGAAGCCGTCGACGGCGGCGAACTATCGCAGCCTGATCACCCTGCACATCGCGCCGGCCGATATTGGCCACATGGCGCTCGCGGACGTGGACTACGAGGCCGTCAAGTCGTGGGCCGCGGACTTACACGCGCGCGGCCTGTCAGCCTCCCGCACCCGCCAGGCGTACGTCGCGCTGTCGCAGGCGTTCGACGACGCCGTACGCGCCGACCGGATCGTGAAGAACCCGTGCAAGGGCGTCAAACTGCCCGCACTACCGAAGCGCTCGGAGCGGCCGATGCGGGCCCTTACAGCGGCGCAAGTTTGGGACCTGTCGTCGGCGATGGGCGACCAGGACCTGTCGGTGAAAATCCTGGCCTGGTGCGGGCTGCGGTTCGGTGAACTCGTCGCGTTGCGGGTGCGGGCATTCGACCCGGCGGCAGCCGAGCTGTCGATCACCACAAACATCACGGAGGTCGGCGGGCGCCTGGTTGAGGGGACCCCGAAGACGGATGCGGGGATTCGCGCCGTTCCTGTGCCTGCGTGGCTTGTGCCGGACCTTATGGCTGCGGCGGAGGGGAAGAACCCCGATGACTTCCTCGTCACCGCCCCGCACGGTGGCCCGCTGCGGCTGAGGAACTGGCGGCGCACGTTCGATCGGGCGATCAGGCAGGCGGGTATCGCCAGGCAGGCCGGCGACAACGTGGTGCGCCCCCACGACCTGCGGCACACGTGCGCATCACTGCACATTCAGGCCGGGACGCCGCCAATGGTGCTGTCGCGCCTGCTCGGGCACGGGTCGATCCAGATCACGCTGGACACGTACGGGCACCTGTTCCCGGGCGATGCGGCGGGGTGGGTCGCGACGCTGGGGGAACGTGCGCTCGAGGCGCGGGCGGACTCAGAACGGACTCGGGAGGCTCGGTTGCGTCTGGCTGCGCCGATCGTTGGGGCGGTTGAGGCGTCGTGA